ATTATGCGAAACGTTCCGTAGTACAGATCAGAATCTCTCTCATCACACTTGGAGGGTTTTTCCTCTCTTGGTGGGGCGTCAAAGGGAGAGCGGTGATTACATATTGTAGACTTTAAAGCCTGGGAGGTGGGTTTTCTTGGGGGTGATTTTCCCCGGTCCCCGATCTTTCAGATTACGAAAATGCAAAAGGTAATTACGCTTAGAACCGATCGTCGCATTTCTTTTAGACCGGTTTTCTCATTAGAGGCAGAAATGATCTTTTCTCCTCCCGACGTCTCTCCTCGATTCTCTGCTCCTTCCAGATAGCCTCTCGAGGCCGTACCCTCGGGCCGAAAGACGTGGAATCTACAGGGTGGACGGAATTTGGATCTCTGTTAGGGCGGGagattaggattttttttttttaacccatctTCTATTCTGAATTACTGGAATTGACCCTGTTCATTcgcccagtcgtatttattgagcgcttgaatCGGAGTATCTGAATAACTGGGGATCCGGCACTCTACTCCTCTGTGTCTGGAAgcagagtttattcattcattcattcagtagtatttagtgagcgcttactatgtgcagagcactgtactgagtgcttggaatggacaactgggcaacagagagagaccatccctgcccattgacgggcttacggtctggaggacaATTGGATGCGTAACGGGGATTCCCTCCTAAGATCTCCCGGCGTAATCTGCTCGTTCGACCGACCACGATTTTGGGAGATGAGTGCCCTTAAATGTCCACAGAGCAGATGAAAGAGAAACCGTATTAATAGGCAGAGTGCATTACAGCTCTGCGCGGGCCAGTTTACCGGGGTCCCGTCCGGCTCCTCCCACCAGATCTGGGCTAGCCCACGGTCTAGCCGAGTGGgccagaggggaggggccggctgCAGCGGACGGGCTCCGGCTCCGAGGGACCCAGCGGCTGAACCCAGCGCACCCGGGGCTCGgctcgaagagggagggagtttgagggtCGGGGGCCGTTCCCCCCGGAAACGCCGTCCGCCGACGTCCTACCCCGGCCCCGAGTCCTCGGTCCGGCCTCGCCGTGAGCGACGGGGCTCGGCGAACGTCCCGGTTAAGGATCCCAagaccaccctctctcccccagtgtcCCCGCCGGGGCCGCGGGCAGGCCGTCGGATGGACCGGTTTAAGTTTGACTCGCCTTCcctgcccccgcccagccccggggggggggggggggcggggggtcgacggcggccgGCGAGAGGGTCGGCGGGCGGCCGAGGGAAGCGACTCGAGAGGAAGCCGGGGtctcgtcccccccgccccggtagAGGACGCGGGAGAAGGGCGGCGGGCGCTCGGCGGAGGGCTCGCGGCCTCTCCCTTACCGGCCGCGGGCCCCCCTGTCCGTTTCCCTCGTAGCGATTCCGGCGCGGAGCCCGCGGCTGGCCCTGCTGTCCGAGGCGATGCCGGCCCCGACCCGGCTGTTCTTCCCCCTGGTGCGGAACTGTGAACTGAGCAGGCTCTACGGCGGCGTCTGCTACTGTCACCACAAGCACCTCTGCTGCTCCGCCCCCCACGGCTCCCCGGACCGGCCGCGGTGCGCGCCCCAGACGGCGTTGGCCACTCTCTGGCGGCCCAGGGGGAGCGTGGAGCGGTACGCCTCGGCCCGGAGGTACGCGTCCACGCCCCAGAGGTTCTACCTGACCCCGCCGCAGGTCAACAGCATCCTGAAGGCCAACGAGTACAGTTTCAAGGTCCCGGAATTCGACGGGAAGAACGTCAGCTCCGTCCTGGGGTTCGACAGCAACCAGCTGCCGGCCAACGCCCCCATCGAGGACCGGAGGAGCGCGGCCACGTGCCTGCAGACCCGGGGCATGCTCCTCGGGGTGTTCGACGGCCACGCCGGCTGCGCCTGCTCCCAGGCGGTCAGCGAGAGACTCTTCTACTACATCGCCGTGTCCCTCTTACCTCACGAGACCCTGCTGGAGATCGAGAACGCGGTGGAGAGCGGGCgggccctcctccccatcctccagtgGCACAAGCACCCCAACGACTACTTCAGCAGGGAGGCCTCCAAGCTGTATTTCAACAGCCTGCGGACTTACTGGCAGGAGCTGATCGACCTCAACACGGGGGAGACGGCCGACGTCAAGGAGGCCCTCGTCAACGCCTTCAAGAGGCTGGACAACGACATCTCCCTGGAGGCGCAGGTCGGGGACCCGAACTCTTTCCTCAACTACCTGGTGCTGCGGGTGGCGTTCTCCGGGGCCACGGCCTGCGTGGCCCACGTGGACGGCGTCGACCTGCACGTGGCCAACACCGGGGACAGCCGGGCCATGCTGGGCGTCCAGGAGGAGGACGGCTCCTGGTCGGCCCTCACCCTGTCCCACGACCACAACGCGCAGAACGAGGACGAGGTGGAGCGGCTGAGGCTGGAGCACCCCAAGGCCGAGGAGAAGAGCGTGGTGAAGCAGGACCGGCTGCTGGGCCTGCTGATGCCCTTCCGGGCCTTCGGCGACGTCAAGTTCAAGTGGAGCATCGACCTCCAGAAGAGGGTCATCGAGTCGGGCCCCGACCAGCTGAACGATAACGAGTACACCAAGTTCGTCCCTCCCAACTACCACACGCCCCCCTACCTCACCGCCGAGCCGGAGGTCATCCACCACCGGCTGAGGCCCCAGGACAAGTTCCTGGTGTTGGCCACCGACGGGCTCTGGGAGACCATGCACAGGCAGGACGTGGTCAGGATCGTGGGCGAGTACCTGACGGGCGTCCACCACCAGCAGCCCATCGCCGTCGGGGGCTAcaaggtgaccctgggccagATGCAGGGCCTCCTGACGGAGAGGAGGGCCAAGATCTCCTCCGCCTTCGAGGATCAGAACGCGGCCACCCATCTCATCCGCCACGCGGTCGGCAATAACGAGTTCGGGGCGGTCGATCACGAGCGCCTCTCCAAGATGCTCAGTCTTCCCGAAGAGCTGGCTCGGATGTACCGGGACGACATCACCATTATCGTGGTCCAGTTCAACTCCCACGTCGTGGGTGCGTATCGACACCGGGAGTagggctcccccggggccggggggggtgggcCGCCGGCCAACACCCCCACGGGCGGGTTTGGACCGGAGCGGCCCGCCGCTCGGGCCGGCAGATGAAAATACTAACCCGAGAGCAggtggggggcgccggggggTCTGGGGGTCCACCCGAAACGTTGGCTCGTTTGATGCCCCgagcggggagacggggagagggccGGCGAGCGGGTGCATCCGGGAGGATGGCGGAGTTGAAGGCCTCGGCCCGGGCAAGGCGGGGGTGATCTGAGATGGGCAAAGAAGAATTCTGTGAGGAGAGACCTCTCAGATTAGACGTTCCTCTAAGGATAGATTTCCTTTCGTCCGTCTGTGAACAGCAACCTGGAATGAGCTCTTGAATAGACGtagacaggaaaaagaaaaaaaaa
The Ornithorhynchus anatinus isolate Pmale09 chromosome 4, mOrnAna1.pri.v4, whole genome shotgun sequence genome window above contains:
- the PDP1 gene encoding pyruvate dehyrogenase phosphatase catalytic subunit 1 isoform X1: MGRGRRRRRGGWMLPAPCCDDRRMCVCPGPRRIAIPARSPRLALLSEAMPAPTRLFFPLVRNCELSRLYGGVCYCHHKHLCCSAPHGSPDRPRCAPQTALATLWRPRGSVERYASARRYASTPQRFYLTPPQVNSILKANEYSFKVPEFDGKNVSSVLGFDSNQLPANAPIEDRRSAATCLQTRGMLLGVFDGHAGCACSQAVSERLFYYIAVSLLPHETLLEIENAVESGRALLPILQWHKHPNDYFSREASKLYFNSLRTYWQELIDLNTGETADVKEALVNAFKRLDNDISLEAQVGDPNSFLNYLVLRVAFSGATACVAHVDGVDLHVANTGDSRAMLGVQEEDGSWSALTLSHDHNAQNEDEVERLRLEHPKAEEKSVVKQDRLLGLLMPFRAFGDVKFKWSIDLQKRVIESGPDQLNDNEYTKFVPPNYHTPPYLTAEPEVIHHRLRPQDKFLVLATDGLWETMHRQDVVRIVGEYLTGVHHQQPIAVGGYKVTLGQMQGLLTERRAKISSAFEDQNAATHLIRHAVGNNEFGAVDHERLSKMLSLPEELARMYRDDITIIVVQFNSHVVGAYRHRE
- the PDP1 gene encoding pyruvate dehyrogenase phosphatase catalytic subunit 1 isoform X2; this translates as MPAPTRLFFPLVRNCELSRLYGGVCYCHHKHLCCSAPHGSPDRPRCAPQTALATLWRPRGSVERYASARRYASTPQRFYLTPPQVNSILKANEYSFKVPEFDGKNVSSVLGFDSNQLPANAPIEDRRSAATCLQTRGMLLGVFDGHAGCACSQAVSERLFYYIAVSLLPHETLLEIENAVESGRALLPILQWHKHPNDYFSREASKLYFNSLRTYWQELIDLNTGETADVKEALVNAFKRLDNDISLEAQVGDPNSFLNYLVLRVAFSGATACVAHVDGVDLHVANTGDSRAMLGVQEEDGSWSALTLSHDHNAQNEDEVERLRLEHPKAEEKSVVKQDRLLGLLMPFRAFGDVKFKWSIDLQKRVIESGPDQLNDNEYTKFVPPNYHTPPYLTAEPEVIHHRLRPQDKFLVLATDGLWETMHRQDVVRIVGEYLTGVHHQQPIAVGGYKVTLGQMQGLLTERRAKISSAFEDQNAATHLIRHAVGNNEFGAVDHERLSKMLSLPEELARMYRDDITIIVVQFNSHVVGAYRHRE